The proteins below are encoded in one region of Coffea arabica cultivar ET-39 chromosome 4c, Coffea Arabica ET-39 HiFi, whole genome shotgun sequence:
- the LOC113740456 gene encoding uncharacterized protein — translation MSGQTSTVVLAFLLIWALNLKLAELPIFIRGNRADGSVAPQPQPTPINDDLERGTSGRLPESDDHGPKIPDMPTKLQWGQMVIGVCFPAVNTALQALHTPAPLPRTFSWFCLTFELALFASLVSIYIRRRNEKASLIMEHLAVLFGAAAFLLAISMPLHNPMIEISIAVGCISFFIIIIANRSLSDRV, via the exons ATGAGCGGACAAACCAGTACTGTTGTTTTGGCCTTCCTCTTGATATGGGCCTTGAACCTCAAGCTCGCGGAGCTGCCGATTTTCATACGGGGGAATAGGGCGGACGGCTCAGTAGCCCCACAGCCACAACCCACACCCATCAACGACGACCTCGAGCGAGGTACAAGTGGAAGACTACCTGAATCTGATGATCATGGTCCCAAAATTCCCGACATGCCAACCAAGCTGCAGTGGGGGCAGATGGTCATCGGAGTTTGTTTTCCGGCTGTTAACACAGCCTTGCAAGCTCTCCATACTCCGGCACCTCTCCCCAGGACCTTTTCCTGGTTCTGCCTGACATTCGAGCTGGCCCTTTTTGCTTCCTTGGTGTCTATCTACATTCGACGCCGTAACGAGAAGGCATCTCTGATCATGGAGCATCTTGCTGTTCTCTTCGGCGCTGCGGCTTTCCTCCTAGCCATTTCAATGCCCCTTCACAACCCAATGATTGAGATATCTATCGCCGTCGGCTGCATTTCTTTCTTCATAATCATCATTGCCAATCGCTCTCTGAGTGACCG GGTTTAA
- the LOC113738936 gene encoding uncharacterized protein: protein MKAKGIVTQGKGTASKEEALAVRSALLMAKQAGWTKIIVHTDCKSVVEQINRGSEYDYSTATILEDVQELSLGFERCSFVFIARTENQISHALTLYAVKLVHDIDWEHDFSIWLTDLVKKDMRTTGP from the exons ATGAAAGCTAAAGGAATTGTCACACAGGGGAAGGGGACAGCAAGCAAAGAAGAAGCTCTTGCCGTAAGAAGTGCTCTACTGATGGCCAAACAAGCAGGATGGACAAAAATTATAGTCCATACAGACTGCAAATCAGTGGTTGAGCAGATCAATAGAGGCAGTGAGTATGACTACAGTACTGCAACTATCTTAGAAGACGTACAAGAACTTAGTTTAGGCTTTGAAAGATGTTCTTTTGTGTTTATCGCTAGAACTGAAAATCAAATCAGCCATGCACTAACACTATATGCAGTAAAGCTAGTACATGATATTGACTGGGAGCATGATTTTTCGATATGGCTGACTGACTTAGTTAAGAAGGATATGAG GACTACAGGACCATGA
- the LOC140004670 gene encoding uncharacterized protein produces MASDNVSTPQPSSATIAVALPFAKPFPDVSKIEIFANENFKRWQERVHSLLDIHGVAYALTESQPSATADAKTQEAWQYANKVCRHTILQTLSNELFDVYCSSKEAKAIWEALVTKFTAEDATKQKFVVGKYNQWQMIDDKEMKIQITEYQMLLEDLKNEDINLPEKFAAGMLIEKLPESWADYKNNLKHKEKNYTMDELVKHILIEDSNKRELRATKAKEMAYKANLVQSNNKRYANKSQNYKPKNFNVKPNNPNFKKKKGNCFYCGKPGHYAVQCRHNKGDRANGNPPKVHLTEGDDIIAAVISQVNIAANVKEWVVDSGATRHICANREAFSSYTPIGDDEEVVYLGDSRTANVLGKGKVFLKLTSGKTLALNDVLHVPNIRANLVSVALLGKVGVKVSFESGKIIMTKNNIFVGKGYCNQGLFVLNISNVINENASSSAYIVDSISLWHARLGHVNIGYIKKMQSCGLISDLGEAKIILGVKIIRKGDGIMLSQEHYTERLLRKFENYDVTPVSTPYDANTQLKKNNGGPIAQSKYAQIIGSLMHLMNFTRPDIAYAVCRLSRYTHNPNREHWFALVRLMKYLRGTMNFGILYSGFPTVLEGYSDANWISDSNDTKSTSGYVYTLGGGAIAWKSARQTIIARSTMESEFVALELTGTEAEWLRNFLANIPSTKDLLPPVSIHCDCQAAIAIAKNKSYNCKSRHMRLRHDVVKQLLRDGIISIDYVKSELNLADPLTKPVGRKLILQTTKEMGLRPTSCQ; encoded by the exons ATGGCATCTGACAATGTTAGCACCCCGCAGCCTTCATCAGCAACTATTGCAGTGGCACTACCATTCGCCAAGCCCTTTCCAGATGtatccaaaattgaaattttcgccaatgaaaattttaaaagatggCAAGAACGTGTGCACTCTCTACTTGACATTCATGGAGTAGCTTATGCGCTCACTGAATCTCAACCTTCCGCAACTGCGGATGCCAAGACTCAAGAAGCATGGCAATATGCCAATAAGGTATGTCGACACACTATCCTTCAAACACTCTCTAATGAATTATTTGATGTCTACTGTAGCAGCAAAGAAGCCAAGGCAATTTGGGAAGCCTTGGTAACAAAGTTTACTGCCGAAGATGCAACCAAGCAAAAATTCGTCGTAGGAAAATACAACCAATGGCAAATGATTGATGACAAGGAGATGAAAATCCAAATCACCGAATATCAAATGCTGCTAGAGGacttgaaaaatgaagacaTCAATCTTCCTGAAAAATTTGCTGCAGGCATGCTGATTGAAAAGCTACCTGAGTCATGGGCCGACTATAAAAATAACTTGAAACACAAGGAGAAAAATTATACCATGGATGAGCTCGTGAAGCACATCCTCATTGAGGATTCAAACAAAAGGGAGTTGAGAGCTACCAAGGCAAAGGAGATGGCTTACAAAGCCAATCTGGTACAAAGCAATAATAAAAGGTACGCCAATAAATCCCAGAATTACAAGCCCAAAAATTTTAATGTCAAGCCtaacaatcccaactttaagaagaagaaaggcaattgtttttattgtggaaAACCAGGACATTATGCAGTCCAATGCAGACATAATAAAGGTGACAGAGCAAATGGTAACCCTCCTAAGGTGCACTTAACCGAAGGAGATGATATAATTGCTGCTGTCATCTCCCAAGTGAACATTGCAGCCAATGTCAAAGAGTGGGTGGTAGACTCTGGGGCTACTCGGCACATATGTGCGAATCgagaagcattttcctcctatACTCCTATAGGGGATGATGAAGAAGTGGTATACCTTGGTGACTCACGAACGGCTAATGTTCTGGGTAAGGGCAAAGTATTCTTGAAACTCACTTCAGGAAAAACTTTGGCTCTCAATGATGTGCTGCATGTGCCCAACATTCGGGCAAATCTGGTTTCCGTAGCATTGCTAGGAAAAGTTGGAGTGAAAGTGTCATTTGAATCTGGAAAGATCATAATgaccaaaaataatatatttgtgGGCAAGGGCTATTGTAATCAGGGACTTTTTGTACTTAATATTTCCAATGTGATCAATGAAAATGCATCTTCTTCTGCTTATATTGTTGATTCCATTTCTTTATGGCATGCTAGATTAGGACATGTTAATATTGGttatataaagaaaatgcaatcatGTGGCCTAATTTCTG atTTGGGTGAAGCCAAAATAATATTGGGTGTTAAAATCATAAGGAAAGGTGATGGTATAATGTTGTCACAAGAACATTATACAGAAAGACTTCTtaggaaatttgaaaattatgatGTGACACCTGTGAGTACTCCTTATGATGCTAAcactcaattaaagaaaaataatggtgGCCCAATTGCTCAGTCTAAATATGCTCAGATTATTGGGAGTCTGATGCATCTGATGAATTTTACTAGACCTGATATAGCTTATGCTGTATGTCGACTGAGTAGATATACTCATAATCCCAACCGTGAGCATTGGTTTGCATTAGTCAgactaatgaaatatttgagaggtACCATGAATTTTGGTATCCTGTATAGTGGATTTCCCACTGTATTAGAAGGTTACAGTGATGCTAATTGGATCTCTGATTCAAATGATACGAAATCCACTAGTGGTTATGTGTACACCCTTGGTGGTGGTGCAATAGCATGGAAATCTGCTAGACAGACAATCATTGCTAGATCAACAATGGAGTCAGAGTTTGTAGCTCTGGAACTGACAGGGACTGAGGCCGAGTGGTTGAGAAATTTCTTAGCTAATATTCCTTCAACTAAGGATTTGTTGCCTCCTGTGTCCATACATTGTGACTGTCAAGCAGCGATTGCCATAGCTAAAAATAAATCGTATAATTGTAAAAGTCGACACATGAGATTGAGACATGATGTCGTAAAGCAGCTGCTTAGAGATGGAATTATTTCCATTGATTATGTAAAGTCAGAGTTGAATTTGGCCGATCCTTTGACTAAACCCGTAGGAAGAAAATTGATTCTTCAAACTACAAAAGAAATGGGACTTCGaccaacaagttgtcaatag